One window of Daphnia carinata strain CSIRO-1 chromosome 7, CSIRO_AGI_Dcar_HiC_V3, whole genome shotgun sequence genomic DNA carries:
- the LOC130695587 gene encoding uncharacterized protein LOC130695587 isoform X2 → MTPGKQQQQTKKFIDIFARRVAATGEPSPCQRCDCIGDRDGIGSILCQRCVSPVMERLDKVWEQLVYENEMANAADVEEVTVSQIQDTLLDPMDKVSRFTTTPITKVIN, encoded by the exons ATGACACCCGgaaaacaacagcagcaaactAAGAAGTTTATCGATATCTTTGCACGTCGAGTGGCCGCCACTGGTGAACCGAGCCCATGTCAGCGATGCGACTGCATTGGAGATCGTGACGGAATTGGATCTATCCTCTGCCAGCGTTGTGTTTCTCCCGTTATGGAACGCCTTGATAAG GTCTGGGAGCAATTGGTTTACGAGAATGAGATGGCCAATGCTGCAGATGTAGAAGAAGTAACAGTTAGTCAGATCCAAGACACATTGCTAGATCCAATGGACAAGGTCAGCAGATTCACCACCACACCAATCACCAAAGTGATTAATTAG
- the LOC130695587 gene encoding uncharacterized protein LOC130695587 isoform X1 translates to MPKDFCIPLALETNGTLFDLKKMMPGQQQQQTKKFIDIFARRVAVTGEPSPCQRCDCIGDRDGIGSILCQRCVSPVMESLDKIWEQLVYENEMANAADVEDITVSQIQDTVMDPMDKISRFTTTPITKVVN, encoded by the exons ATGCCCAAGGATTTCTGCATTCCACTGGCTCTGGAAACGAACGGAACTTTgttcgatttgaaaaagatgatgcccggacaacaacagcagcaaactAAGAAGTTTATCGACATCTTTGCACGTCGTGTGGCCGTCACAGGTGAACCTAGCCCGTGTCAGCGATGCGACTGCATTGGAGATCGTGACGGAATTGGTTCCATCCTCTGCCAGCGTTGTGTTTCTCCCGTTATGGAAAGCCTTGATAAG ATCTGGGAGCAATTGGTATACGAGAATGAAATGGCCAATGCTGCAGATGTGGAAGACATAACAGTTAGTCAGATCCAAGACACAGTGATGGATCCAATGGACAAGATCAGCAGATTCACCACCACGCCAATCACAAAAGTGGTAAATTAG
- the LOC130695472 gene encoding transforming growth factor-beta-induced protein ig-h3-like has translation MKLLLIIAFFVVNVTASGYATKNQYNSGYAVQPAYPQQSVNILAALRKNGFTTFVDLIVKAGLQETFSDDRIFIVLAPKNEAFAAIDPTVLAAVLKHISLLRDVLLYHLVLFRQTCNVLSAIFVEQTLNTAQGEVMRFNVYRKKGPSFATEDIATANGVPLLRGIPIGKNIIYPIKKVLNPQDLSLNNTVINFLKSNEDFSIFLSIFEKLRFAQNSFRTRPKTTFVPTNAAFKALPPGVLDSFFADLDKLVVLLNMHIASGTFYTSGLVDGPLVVLSGVPVDISNTPYGITVSNAQIVEPDITVFEGVVHVIDSVIQVVETCFNRLY, from the exons ATGAAGTTACTACTAATTATTGCTTTCTTTGTAGTTAACGTTACGGCATCTGGTTACGCTACGAAAAATCAGTATAATTCAGGATACGCCGTGCAACCAGCTTACCCGCAACAATCg GTAAATATTTTGGCAGCTCTCAGAAAAAATGGCTTCACAACGTTCGTAGATCTTATCGTGAAGGCTGGTTTACAGGAAACTTTTTCTGACGACA GAATTTTCATTGTATTGGCGCCGAAGAATGAAGCCTTCGCAGCCATCGACCCTACAGTTTTAGCAGCCGTTCTGAAACATATTTCCCTGTTGAGAGACGTTCTTCTTTACCATCTGGTGCTTTTCAGGCAAACTTGTAACGTCCTGTCTGCCATCTTTGTTGAACAAACTCTAAACACTGCGCAAGGTGAAGTTATGCGTTTCAACGTATACCGGAAAAAAGGGCCTTCGTTTGCTACCGAAGAT ATTGCAACAGCTAACGGAGTACCGCTTTTAAGAGGTATACCGATAGGTAAAAACATTATCTACCCCATTAAAAAAGTCCTCAATCCGCAAGACTTATCGCTCAACAACACCgtcatcaattttttgaaaagcaatGAAGACTTCTCCATCTTTCTAAGCATATTCGAAAAACTTCGCTTCGCCCAAAATAGTTTCAGAA CTCGTCCGAAAACGACGTTTGTTCCGACCAACGCCGCATTCAAAGCACTTCCACCTGGTGTTCTCGATTCCTTTTTTGCCGACCTAGACAAATTGGTTGTGCTTTTAAACATGCACATCGCTTCTGGAACGTTCTACACATCCGGACTCGTTGACGGCCCCCTCGTCGTATTATCAGGCGTCCCGGTGGATATTAGCAATACTCCCT ATGGTATTACCGTGAGCAATGCCCAAATCGTTGAGCCGGACATAACGGTATTTGAAGGAGTGGTACACGTTATCGATTCAGTTATTCAAGTCGTGGAAACTTGCTTTAACCGGCTGTATTAA
- the LOC130695474 gene encoding uncharacterized protein LOC130695474, whose translation MRNIRSLKGDQKLRRQLAMPKDFCTPLALETNGTLFDLKKMMPGHQQQQTKKFIGIFARRVAVTGEPSLCQRCDCIGDRDGIGSILCQRCVSPVMKRLDKVWEQLVYENEMANAADVEEVTVSQIQDTLLDPMDKVSRLITSQSPM comes from the exons ATGCGAAACATCCGCAGTTTGAAAGGTGATCAAAAATTGAGACGCCAGCTGGCCATGCCAAAGGATTTCTGCACTCCATTGGCTCTGGAAACGAACGGAACTTTGTTCGACTTGAAAAAGATGATGCCCGgacatcaacaacagcaaactAAGAAGTTTATCGGCATCTTTGCACGTCGAGTGGCTGTCACTGGTGAACCTAGCCTGTGTCAGCGATGCGACTGCATTGGAGATCGTGACGGTATTGGATCCATCCTCTGTCAGCGTTGTGTTTCTCCCGTTATGAAACGCCTTGATAAG GTCTGGGAGCAATTGGTTTACGAGAATGAAATGGCCAATGCTGCAGATGTGGAAGAAGTAACAGTTAGTCAGATCCAAGACACATTGCTGGATCCAATGGACAAGGTCAGCAGACTCATCACCAGCCAATCACCAATGTGA
- the LOC132088175 gene encoding transforming growth factor-beta-induced protein ig-h3-like: MRFNVYRNKGPSFATEDIATANGVPLLRGIPIGKHIIYPIEKVLNPQDLSPNNTIINFLKSNKDFSIFLSIFEKLGLTQNSFRARPKTRFVPTNAAFKALPPGVLDSFFADLDKLVVLLKMHVASGTRPGGD, translated from the exons ATGCGTTTCAACGTATACCGAAACAAAGGGCCTTCGTTTGCTACCGAAGAT ATTGCAACAGCTAACGGAGTACCACTTTTAAGAGGTATACCGATAGGTAAACATATTATCTACCCCATTGAAAAGGTTCTCAATCCGCAAGACTTATCGCCCAACAACACcatcatcaattttttgaaaagcaatAAAGACTTCTCCATATTTCTAAGCATATTCGAAAAACTTGGCTTAACCCAAAATAGTTTCAGAG CTCGTCCGAAAACGAGGTTTGTTCCGACCAACGCCGCATTCAAAGCACTTCCACCTGGTGTTCTCGATTCCTTTTTTGCCGACCTAGACAAATTGgttgttcttttaaaaatgcacGTCGCTTCTGGAAC GCGTCCCGGTGGAGATTAA
- the LOC132088131 gene encoding uncharacterized protein LOC132088131: MLKKLTVRNIRSLKGDRELRRKLAIPKVFCTPLALKTNGTLFDLKKMMPGQQQQQTKKFIDIFVRRVAVTGEPSLCQRCDCIGDRDGIGSILCQRCVSPVMERLDKVWEQLVYENEMANAAHVEEVTVSQIQDTLLDPMDKVSRFTTTPITKVIN, from the exons ATGCTGAAGAAGTTAACGGTGCGAAACATCCGCAGTTTGAAAGGTGATCGAGAATTGCGACGCAAACTGGCcatcccaaaggttttctGCACTCCATTGGCTCTGAAAACGAACGGAACTTTGTTCGACTTGAAAAAGATGATGcctggacaacaacaacaacaaactaAGAAGTTTATCGACATCTTTGTACGTCGAGTGGCCGTCACTGGTGAACCTAGCCTGTGTCAGCGATGCGACTGCATTGGAGATCGTGACGGAATTGGATCCATCCTCTGTCAGCGTTGTGTTTCTCCCGTTATGGAACGCCTTGATAAG GTCTGGGAGCAATTGGTTTACGAGAATGAAATGGCCAATGCTGCACATGTGGAAGAAGTAACAGTTAGTCAGATCCAAGATACATTGCTAGATCCAATGGACAAGGTCAGCAGATTCACCACAACGCCAATCACCAA AGTGATAAATTAG
- the LOC130695475 gene encoding transforming growth factor-beta-induced protein ig-h3-like encodes MKSILIIAFFVVNVTAADYATKNQYDSGYAVQPTYPQQSLDILETLRKNGFTTFVELIEMAGLEKTFSDDTTFIILAPKNEAFASIDPTVLAAILKDISLLRDILLYHLVLFRQTCSILSAIFVELTLNTAQDEVMRFNVYRNQGPSYATEEIVTANGVPLLQAVPIGTNTIYPIEKVLNPKDLSPNNTYINFLSSNKDLSIFLRIYEVLGIAQNNFRARSKTWFVPTNAAFKALPPGVLDSFFADPKKLVVLLNMHVASGTFYTAGLTNGPLIVFSGVPVDINKTPYGITVSNAQIIEPDITVFEGVIHVINSVIQVEETCLNRLH; translated from the exons ATGAAGTCTATACTAATTATTGCTTTCTTTGTAGTTAACGTTACGGCAGCTGATTACGCTACGAAGAATCAGTATGACTCAGGATACGCCGTTCAACCGACTTACCCGCAACAATCg CTAGATATTTTGGAAACTCTTAGAAAAAATGGCTTTACAACGTTCGTCGAGCTGATTGAGATGGCTGGTTTAGAGAAAACCTTTTCTGACGACA CAACTTTCATCATATTGGCGCCGAAGAATGAAGCCTTCGCATCCATCGATCCTACAGTTCTAGCAGCCATTCTGAAAGATATTTCTCTGTTGAGAGACATTCTTCTCTATCATCTGGTGCTTTTCAGGCAAACTTGTAGCATCCTGTCTGCCATCTTTGTTGAACTAACTCTTAACACTGCCCAAGATGAAGTTATGCGTTTCAACGTATACCGAAACCAAGGGCCTTCCTATGCTACCGAAGAG ATAGTAACAGCTAACGGAGTACCACTTTTACAAGCTGTACCGATAGGTACAAACACTATCTACCCCATTGAAAAGGTTCTCAATCCAAAAGACTTATCGCCCAACAATACCTACATCAATTTTTTGAGCAGCAACAAAGATCTCTCCATCTTTCTACGCATATACGAAGTATTGGGTATCGCCCAAAATAATTTCAGAG CTCGTTCGAAAACGTGGTTTGTTCCGACCAACGCCGCCTTCAAAGCGCTTCCACCTGGTGTTCTCGATTCCTTTTTTGCCGACCCCAAAAAATTGGTTGTGCTTTTAAACATGCACGTCGCTTCTGGAACGTTTTACACAGCCGGACTCACTAACGGTCCCCTCATCGTTTTTTCAGGCGTCCCGGTGGATATTAACAAAACTCCCT ATGGTATTACCGTGAGCAATGCTCAAATCATTGAGCCGGAcataacggtgtttgaaggAGTTATACACGTTATCAATTCGGTTATTCAAGTCGAAGAAACTTGCTTGAACCGGCTGCATTAA
- the LOC132088176 gene encoding transforming growth factor-beta-induced protein ig-h3-like yields the protein MKFVLIIAFLVVNVTAADYGTINQYDSGYAVQPAYPQQSVDILTALRKNGFSKFVELIVKAGLEERFSEARPFIVLAPKNEAFAAIDPKVLAAILKDINLLRDILLYHLVHFRQPCSLLSAIFVELPVNTAQGELMRFNVYRNKGPSFATENVATANGVPLLQAIPKGKNMIYPIEKVLNPQDLSPNNTFINFLKSNKDLSIFLRIYEVLGIPLNNFRGKFHFFSKSAL from the exons ATGAAGTTCGTACTAATTATTGCTTTCCTTGTAGTTAACGTTACGGCAGCTGATTACGGTACGATAAATCAGTATGACTCAGGATACGCCGTTCAACCGGCTTACCCACAACAATCG GTAGATATTTTAACTGCTCTCAGAAAAAATGGCTTTTCAAAGTTCGTCGAGCTGATCGTTAAGGCTGGTTTAGAAGAACGTTTTTCTGAAGCCA GACCTTTCATCGTATTGGCGCCGAAGAATGAAGCCTTCGCAGCCATCGATCCTAAAGTTCTAGCAGCCATTCTGAAAGATATTAACCTGTTGAGAGACATTCTTCTTTATCATCTGGTGCATTTCAGACAACCATGCAGCCTCCTGTCTGCCATCTTTGTTGAACTACCTGTAAACACTGCGCAAGGTGAACTTATGCGTTTCAACGTATACCGAAACAAAGGGCCTTCATTTGCTACCGAAAAT GTTGCAACAGCTAACGGAGTACCACTTTTACAAGCGATACCGAAAGGTAAAAACATGATCTACCCTATTGAAAAGGTTCTTAATCCGCAAGACTTATCGCCCAACAATaccttcatcaattttttgaaaagcaacAAAGACCTCTCCATCTTTCTACGCATATACGAAGTATTAGGCATCCCTCTAAATAATTTCAGAGGTAAGTTTCATTTCTTCAGCAAATCGGCATTATAA
- the LOC130695570 gene encoding uncharacterized protein LOC130695570 isoform X1, protein MDDAVKMLLCTAAVAVLWLYKNVNGFLFCIILIMVLLMFFYLQSTEQHNKPQHPTRQSERRTITDMKYNLDHPLVRVWLPDEDNKYGHVSLQTNKYYMSFWPQKSSRKKSDIEKLLGAPACIIFHPDFDCKEEGNRFPDHKLPVTIATCSDMDRLYERFLAYNGIDKEEVNLNKGCNIRNRDELANRRIEEDLDKTRYTFLPKLCYKNEEPFYRSGQSCVSFVYHMIEWSKYSDSKTVKIEFFGKLFKFLDKVTASFPLEPPKREVYTQVWMHTVDGRIVQGVERMMENQWTGELTHPNLYKRQVTTEPLTLSYETSTHVEQDNTTNLGFGSIWKVPDFIESLFCEPK, encoded by the exons ATGG ATGATGCAGTGAAAATGCTTTTGTGCACCGCCGCCGTCGCCGTGCTGTGGCTttacaaaaatgtaaatggctttcttttttgcatcaTCCTCATAATGGtgcttttgatgtttttttatcttcaatcAACTGAACAACACAACAAACCGCAGCATCCTACTAGGCAGTCCGAAAG ACGCACGATAACGGACATGAAATACAACTTAGATCATCCTTTAGTCCGAGTTTGGCTTCCAGACGAGGACAACAAATACGGCCATGTTTCGCTGCAAACCAACAAGTACTACATGAGTTTCTGGCCTCAGAAAAGCAGCCGCAAAAAAAGCGACATCGAAAAACTCTTGGGCGCTCCTGCCTGTATCATCTTCCATCCGGACTTTGATTGCAAGGAGGAAGGCAATAGATTTCCCGATCACAAATTACCTGTCACGATTGCTACGTGCAGCGACATGGATAGACTTTACGAAAGATTCCTCGCCTATAATGGAATAGACAAAGAGGAAGTGAACCTTAACAAAGGCTGTAACATCCGTAATCGTGACGAATTGGCGAACAGGCGTATTGAGGAAGACCTTGATAAAACAAGGTACACGTTTCTACCAAAGCTGTGTTATAAAAACGAAGAGCCATTTTATCGCAGTGGACAAAGCTGCGTCTCCTTCGTATATCACATGATCGAATGGTCGAAATATTCAGACTCCAAAACAGTCAAAATCGAATTTTTTGGAAAACTTTTTAAGTTTCTCGACAAAGTAACTGCAAGTTTCCCTTTGGAGCCACCGAAAAGAGAG GTTTATACTCAAGTCTGGATGCATACTGTTGATGGAAGAATTGTTCAAGGCGTTGAAAGAATGATGGAAAATCAATGGACCGGAGAACTAACACACCCTAACTTGTATAAGAGACAGGTCACAACAGAACCTCTCACTCTTTCTTATGAAACTTCAACTCATGTTGAACAAGATAATACCACGAATCTCGGATTTGGATCTATATGGAAAGTTCCTGATTTCATTGAGTCTCTTTTCTGTGAACCAAAATAG
- the LOC130695570 gene encoding uncharacterized protein LOC130695570 isoform X2, whose protein sequence is MDDAVKMLLCTAAVAVLWLYKNVNGFLFCIILIMVLLMFFYLQSTEQHNKPQHPTRQSERRTITDMKYNLDHPLVRVWLPDEDNKYGHVSLQTNKYYMSFWPQKSSRKKSDIEKLLGAPACIIFHPDFDCKEEGNRFPDHKLPVTIATCSDMDRLYERFLAYNGIDKEEVNLNKGCNIRNRDELANRRIEEDLDKTRYTFLPKLCYKNEEPFYRSGQSCVSFVYHMIEWSKYSDSKTVKIEFFGKLFKFLDKVTASFPLEPPKREVYVMVWMHTVDGRIVQGVEVMVEIS, encoded by the exons ATGG ATGATGCAGTGAAAATGCTTTTGTGCACCGCCGCCGTCGCCGTGCTGTGGCTttacaaaaatgtaaatggctttcttttttgcatcaTCCTCATAATGGtgcttttgatgtttttttatcttcaatcAACTGAACAACACAACAAACCGCAGCATCCTACTAGGCAGTCCGAAAG ACGCACGATAACGGACATGAAATACAACTTAGATCATCCTTTAGTCCGAGTTTGGCTTCCAGACGAGGACAACAAATACGGCCATGTTTCGCTGCAAACCAACAAGTACTACATGAGTTTCTGGCCTCAGAAAAGCAGCCGCAAAAAAAGCGACATCGAAAAACTCTTGGGCGCTCCTGCCTGTATCATCTTCCATCCGGACTTTGATTGCAAGGAGGAAGGCAATAGATTTCCCGATCACAAATTACCTGTCACGATTGCTACGTGCAGCGACATGGATAGACTTTACGAAAGATTCCTCGCCTATAATGGAATAGACAAAGAGGAAGTGAACCTTAACAAAGGCTGTAACATCCGTAATCGTGACGAATTGGCGAACAGGCGTATTGAGGAAGACCTTGATAAAACAAGGTACACGTTTCTACCAAAGCTGTGTTATAAAAACGAAGAGCCATTTTATCGCAGTGGACAAAGCTGCGTCTCCTTCGTATATCACATGATCGAATGGTCGAAATATTCAGACTCCAAAACAGTCAAAATCGAATTTTTTGGAAAACTTTTTAAGTTTCTCGACAAAGTAACTGCAAGTTTCCCTTTGGAGCCACCGAAAAGAGAG GTTTATGTTATGGTCTGGATGCATACTGTGGATGGGCGCATTGTTCAAGGCGTTGAAGTAATGGTGGAAATCAGCTAA